CACGGTGAGATAGGGCACATCCCGCCCGTCGAATACGAAGCCAACTACTACACCGAACTCAAGAAACCCCAGGTCATCACCACGATCTGAGATCTCTACCGAACCCGGGGCGGTTCAGCAGCGACGAGACCGGGTTCGCAGAGATTGGCTTTGTTGAGTTCACCGAACCCGCCAGGACCGACCACTCGGAAGAGATCGACCACCTCACCGACGTCATCGAGACCTCGACAGCGCTTCTGGCGATGTTGCTGAACCATCAGGAGCTGACCATGAAGAGCATGGAGCAGGGGCGCTTCGCTGAGCTCGTACGGCAGCGCCACCGCGCCACCGCGCAGGAGGTCTTCGACGCGGCTGGCTGGCAGCTGCGCTCAGCGTCCGATTCCGAGGACGAGTAGGCAGGCGCGGGAAGGAGGCACGACCCCAGACCACTCACGCAGTAGTCACTGGAGAGCCGGATGACCGGGAAACGGTCATGTCCGGTTCGGCGGGAGGCCGCGCGGAACAGGACTCGCCCTGATGGCGAGCACTTCGCCGCGCGGCCGACCCAACCGCGTGGCTGATGCATTGCGCCGACTGGCCCGGGACTACGAGACGTTGCCGGCCACCAGCGAGGCGATGATCCGGTGGTCGATGGTCACGCGGATGAGCCGTCGCCCGGCACGGCCACAGGCCGCCGGCCGGCACTGAAGGCCCCCGACGCCTCCAGGGGGAGCCACCCGCGCTCCGCCAGGCGCCTGGCAAGCTCAGACGAGTACGCGGACACCCGTCAGATCGCGCGCCCGGCCGTGGACCGCTAGACGACTGGTCTACTCTGATGCTACGGTTCTTGCATGCCAGTCGCCACGCGCACCACGGACACCCGTCGGATCATCCTCGACACGGCCCAGCGGATCATGGCCCGCAAGGGTTACTCGGCTGTCGGTATCAATGAGGTGCTCGCGGAGGCCGGCGTACCGAAGGGGTCCTTCTATCACTACTTCACCTCGAAGGACGCCTTCGGTGAAGCGATCCTGAAGAGCTACTTCGCGGACTACCTCACGGACATGGACGGTATTCTCGCCCGCTCCGGCCAGTCGTCGGCCGAGCGGCTGACGGCCTACTGGCAGCAGTGGCGGGAAACGCAGAGCATCGAGGACTGCCAGGGCAAGTGCCTGGCCGTGAAACTCGGCGCCGAGGTCGCGGACTTGTCCGAGTCGATGCGCCTGGCCCTGAAGGAAGGCACGAGCGCCATCGTCGACCGTATCGAGCGGACGATCGTCAGCGGTCTGGAGGACGGCTCTCTCTCGGTCGACGGTGAAGCCCACCAGGTCGCACAGGCCCTGTACGACATGTGGCTCGGCGCCAGCATCATGGCCAAGATCCACCGTAGTCTGGCCCCGCTCGACACCGCCGCAGCGGCAACCCGCAGGCTTCTGCACCTGTAGAAGGCCCGCGTCTCATGCCCGGTCCGGTCATGGGGAACCCAGTTTCAGCGTCATTAGTAGACTGGTCTAATCACACAGGGAGTGTGTCATGAAGGTTCTGATCGTCCTCACCTCGCACGACGAGCTGGGAAACACCGGCCACAAGACCGGGTTCTGGCTGGAGGAGCTGGCGGCGCCGTACTACCGCTTCAAGGAGGCCAGCTGGGAGATCACCCTCGCCTCCCCGAAGGGCGGGCAGCCGCCGCTGGACCCCAAGAGCAACGAACCCGACTTCCAGACCGACGACACCCGGCGCTTCGAGGCCGACCCCGAGGCGACCAACGCACTGGCCCACACCGTGCGCCTCGACTCGGTCTCGGCGGGCGACTTCGACACGGTCTTCTACCCCGGCGGGCACGGACCGCTGTGGGACCTGGCCGAGGACACCGTCTCCGCGCGCCTGATCGAAACCACTCTCCTCTCCGGCAAACCGGTGGGACTCGTGTGCCACGCACCCGGCGTCCTGCGCCACACCGTCAACGAGGACGGCACCCCGCTTGTCTCGGGTAAGAAGGTCACCGGATTCGCCAACTCCGAGGAGGAGGCCGTCCAGCTCACCGACGTCGTCCCCTTCCTGGTCGAGGACGAACTCACCAAGCTCGGTGGCCTCTACTCCAAGACCGGCGACTGGCAGCCCTACGTCCTGCAGGACGGTCTGCTGATCACCGGGCAGAACCCGGCCTCCTCGGCTCCCGCAGCCGACGCCCTGATCGAGCTGGTCAACAAGGGCGGCGTGTGAGCGCCTACGTGGTCATGCTCCGCGAGCGCGTGACCGACCCGGCCGAGCTGGCACTCTACTCCGGCTCGGCCCGGGCGGCCCGGGCTGGCCACGAGGTGACACCCCTCGTCGGGTACGGGGCGATCGAAACCCTGGAGGGTGCGCCGTTCGACGGTGTGCTGATCCATCGCTTCCTGAGCGTTGCGGACGCGCGGGCCTGGTACGAGAGCCCGGCCTACCAGGCAGCGCTGCCCCACCGCCGGGCCGGTGCGGACTACCGCGTGTTCATCGTCGAAGGAGTCGACGACACCCAGGCCCGCTGAGACGACAAGGTGTCCGTCTGCATCGCACTCCGATGCAGACGGACACCGTCCGGGCCGCAGGCGCCACACCGGTCAGCGGCGACCTGATCGCCGACGCGAACTCGCCGCCTGGCCGGCCATGACGCAGTCGTCGTCTTCCCCGGCGGCAGCCACGGCACGGGAGCGGACCGGACGACACTCATCGACGGCCGTGGCCCGCAGAAGGCCGCCGACGCAGCCCACTCGGCGCCCGCAACGGCTTCGGTCTGTCAGAAGATCCGAGGTGGGGTGCCCGCGGTCCCCCCTTCCGTGGCTCTCGCCCTCGAACAGCCTCCTGTCGAACATCGGGTTCTCGGACCCGCTCCCTGGGCCATCGCGATCCAGGGAGCCGCGCGCTGGCCGCCAGCAACGGGGTCGGCCGCTTGGTCTACACCCCGATCCTGCCGTTGATGCACGACCAGGCCGGACTCTCGGCCGCGAGCGGGGCGAACCTGGCGACAGCCAACTACGTCGGCTACCTGACCGGCAGCTTCGCGCCCCGGCTGGTCCCCTCCCGCCTGGTGATGCGTGCCTCGATGATCGTGATGGCTGCCTCTCTCGCTCTGATGCCGCTCACGCAGGACGTCACCCTCTGGTCAAGGCTGCGCCTCATCGCCGGGTTCACCAGCGCGCTCACCTTCGTCCATGCGGTCGGGGCGCTGTTGTCCGGCTTGCGCCGGTCGGCCCCGCACCTGGTCGACGGGGGATTCGGTGGTATCGGCGCGGGGATCGTGTTCTCGGGACTGCTGGTCCTGGCCGTTCGCGAGGGTGGCGACATGGCGTACGGCGTGGTGGATCGCCGCCGTCCTCACGCTGCTGTTGACCGCAGCCTCATGGAACCTCGCCCCGCTAGCCTCACTGGCGCCGACGGCGAAGGCCGCACCGGGTGGGCCACATGATCGAACCGTCCCACCTGGCACGGAAGTCGTCCGCATCGCGCCCCCACACCTTCATGCTCCATGGCCTCCCCACACCCTCCGGGATCGGAGCAACTGAGGAGAAAAGCAGCTCTGGCCACAACGTTCCTGCGGGTGGCGGCCCCAGGAACGTTGGGGTCGGCCACCGCGTGCAACGGCTCACCCCAACGAAAGGCCACACCACGTCCACCATGAGCCTGAATGTCGCGACTCGACTCGCTGCCGCAGCTCAGACCGCAGCTGAGAAGACGGGAACCGCGATGAACATCGCGATTGTCGATGCCGGCGGCCACCTGCTGCACTTCACGAGGATGGACGGCGCCTGGCTCGGCTCGATCGACCTGGCACTGACGAAGGCCAAGACCTCAATACTCTTCCCGAAGCCCAGCGGGCCCTGGGTGAGCCTTGCGTTTAACCTCAATGCCGTTGACTTTAGGGATCCGGTGGCGGTTTCACGGCTGGGATGATCTTGACTGCTTGGTGTGACGTCCTGGTCGGCTGTACAGGTTTGGGACGGCCGGGGTTCCAGGCTGGGAACTTGGACATCTTGCGTTTGACCTGGCGTAGGACGGTCCGCAGCCGTCGGGGTGGGTTGATTTCCTGCCACAGCTCGGTGCAGAAGTGGGTGATCTCGGCGGTCAGGTGCTCAGGGGGGAAAAGCGCCGGTCAGCGAAGTGACGCTGCGGCGGGCGGCGCGCAGGGCGGCGGCGAAGGACAGCCGGTCGGGATCGATCGGGGTGGCGTGGTGGAGGGCTGCGGTGTGCATCAGGGACCGCAGTGCGGTGTGAACGGCCAGGTGCGCGTAGATCTCTTGCTCTACCAGGTCGGGGCTCTTGCTGGTCAGCACGTTGCCGGAGCCGATCTGGGTGGTCTTCCATTCGGCCAGGGTGGTCTCCGCTTCCCACCGCTCCGCGTACAGCGCGGCCAGTTCCCGGCCTGGGGCCGCGGTTGGGTCCATGAGCGTGGTGGCGAGTCGGTAGTGCTCGTCCGGGGCGCGGCCGGCATCGTCCAGGACGTACTCGACCACCCGGACGCGCACGTCCTGGACCGGTTGCCTGCTGCGGCCCCGGCCGCCGTGCACGGTGGCGATCCACGAACCGTCCGCGAGGACCTGTTCGGGTGTCAGTTTCCACAGCTTGGGCACCCGCCACAGCAGGTCGGCGCCGGTTGCCGCGAGCTGCTTCCACAGATGCACCCCGGGCAGGCCCCGGTCTGCCAGTACCAGCATCCCCGGCCGCAGGCTGCGGGCGAGCTCGGCCGCCAGGCCCCGTTCACCGGACCGGTAATGCCCGACCTCGGCATCGGTGACCACATGCGTCCCGGACTCGATCAGCGCCACCACCCGGGCCAGTGGGTACCCCGACGGGGAGGACGTTGCCCTCGGCGTCGACCGCACGCCACAGGTAGCGCTGTCGGCTCTGGATCTTCACGAAGGCCTCGTCCAGGTGCCACTTGTCCCCAGGTCGCGGGCGGCGTCGGCGCAGCGCGTTCGCGTAGGCGGGGCCGAACCGGCGGCGTGTCCACTGATGCGTCTCGTGGCTGACCGCGATGCCGCGCCCGACCATCAGATCCTCGACGTCACGCAGGCTCAGGCCGAACCGGTGGTACAGCCACACGCAGTGCGCGATGACCTCCGGCGGGAAACGGAACCCCCGGTACAACACCGTCTCCACGAACAGCCCCTCCAGGAATCGACCAGACAGGTGACCATCACACCGGAGGCGGCTCCCTGACAGTGCCCTACCAGGACATCCACACCACGGGTCGATCCAGCTCGGCCCGCTCGGCCCGCTCGGCCTCCCGACCCGACCGCCACCGCCACTTGGCGGCTGTCGGTTGCACGGGCCGGTCCGAGGACGTCGTCCCGTTGCGCCGCCACCGCGACACCCAGCTGTGCAGCGTGCCCGGGTTGATGCCAAGCTCCTCGGCAACCTCCCCGGCCGGGCCTCCCGGCCTCGACCACGATGCGCACCGCACCTTCACGGAACTCGGCGTCGTACTGCGACTTCTTCTTGGACCCCATGAATCCCAACTTCCCCTGCAATCACTGGCTACTGCATCCCCCCCGAGATTGGCGAAACACCCGGCAGCAGAACCCCTCCAAAAAAGGCAAGAAAGGAAAATGCAATCAGGGCCACTCCGACAATGTTGTGCAATGCGACTCCTTTGGTCAAGAAAAGTTCGCCAAAGATCAATACAGTCAATGCGACAAGCAGAAACAAATTCATCATCCCGAGAGGAATCATGATCGACATCAAGCCCAGACAGCAAACCACGCAGTGACCACCATGGCGACTTCCGGCTTGCGCACTGCGCAGTCGCGAACGATCCACAGCATGGACACAAAATGCATGGTCCAACGGATTTCGACAATGCCTCACGCACCTTCTCACTGGCGGACTTAGATGATACAGGCCTGCAAATAGGTAGATTGCAGACCCAATCCATCGACCGGATTCTGGATGCTCGCTAACGGCATTCCCTGCTGCAGCAAAGGCGACATATCCAAGAAATCCGAAAACCGCCCAAACGAGAAAGAATCCGAGGGTGAAACTGCCGGATCTCATGACGCACAGCAGCTGCGATGGACTCCTTTCGCGGTAAATTGACCATGCTGCCGCCACGGGAATAACGGATGGCAGCATCATGGCCACCATCATCGCCGTCCACACGGCCACGAAGGCAATCACCGTCATTCCCATGATCCCCGGACCGACGCCCATCCGTACGGCCAGCCGGACCGTAACGATCCAGGCTCCCGCCAACACGGCCAGGAACAGTGTCCACGTTGCTGCCAGGTGGCGACTATCCACATCCGCCCGCCATCGGAAACGGTCAGTTTGGGCCACCACACACGCTCCGCTCTTGCTTCCCGAGCCCCCTCCAGTCTCCCCTCTCCGCCAGTCTGTCGCTACTCAACTTCATTGGGTGATGTCGGGTAGCGTGGGTCGGCGGTCACCTGCGCCGGTGACCGCCGACCCACATGGGATGGCCCTCGGTGTGCATACTGTGGGGGTCTATCAGGAATTAGGTGTGATTCGTCTGTTTGGCCTATGAGTTGTTCGGTGGGCTGCTCG
This DNA window, taken from Streptomyces sp. SCSIO 30461, encodes the following:
- a CDS encoding DUF1330 domain-containing protein gives rise to the protein MSAYVVMLRERVTDPAELALYSGSARAARAGHEVTPLVGYGAIETLEGAPFDGVLIHRFLSVADARAWYESPAYQAALPHRRAGADYRVFIVEGVDDTQAR
- a CDS encoding type 1 glutamine amidotransferase domain-containing protein, which encodes MKVLIVLTSHDELGNTGHKTGFWLEELAAPYYRFKEASWEITLASPKGGQPPLDPKSNEPDFQTDDTRRFEADPEATNALAHTVRLDSVSAGDFDTVFYPGGHGPLWDLAEDTVSARLIETTLLSGKPVGLVCHAPGVLRHTVNEDGTPLVSGKKVTGFANSEEEAVQLTDVVPFLVEDELTKLGGLYSKTGDWQPYVLQDGLLITGQNPASSAPAADALIELVNKGGV
- a CDS encoding heme-binding protein gives rise to the protein MSLNVATRLAAAAQTAAEKTGTAMNIAIVDAGGHLLHFTRMDGAWLGSIDLALTKAKTSILFPKPSGPWVSLAFNLNAVDFRDPVAVSRLG
- a CDS encoding DUF2182 domain-containing protein, with amino-acid sequence MAQTDRFRWRADVDSRHLAATWTLFLAVLAGAWIVTVRLAVRMGVGPGIMGMTVIAFVAVWTAMMVAMMLPSVIPVAAAWSIYRERSPSQLLCVMRSGSFTLGFFLVWAVFGFLGYVAFAAAGNAVSEHPESGRWIGSAIYLFAGLYHLSPPVRRCVRHCRNPLDHAFCVHAVDRSRLRSAQAGSRHGGHCVVCCLGLMSIMIPLGMMNLFLLVALTVLIFGELFLTKGVALHNIVGVALIAFSFLAFFGGVLLPGVSPISGGMQ
- a CDS encoding YbfB/YjiJ family MFS transporter; the protein is MHDQAGLSAASGANLATANYVGYLTGSFAPRLVPSRLVMRASMIVMAASLALMPLTQDVTLWSRLRLIAGFTSALTFVHAVGALLSGLRRSAPHLVDGGFGGIGAGIVFSGLLVLAVREGGDMAYGVVDRRRPHAAVDRSLMEPRPASLTGADGEGRTGWAT
- a CDS encoding TetR/AcrR family transcriptional regulator translates to MPVATRTTDTRRIILDTAQRIMARKGYSAVGINEVLAEAGVPKGSFYHYFTSKDAFGEAILKSYFADYLTDMDGILARSGQSSAERLTAYWQQWRETQSIEDCQGKCLAVKLGAEVADLSESMRLALKEGTSAIVDRIERTIVSGLEDGSLSVDGEAHQVAQALYDMWLGASIMAKIHRSLAPLDTAAAATRRLLHL
- a CDS encoding IS4 family transposase → MVALIESGTHVVTDAEVGHYRSGERGLAAELARSLRPGMLVLADRGLPGVHLWKQLAATGADLLWRVPKLWKLTPEQVLADGSWIATVHGGRGRSRQPVQDVRVRVVEYVLDDAGRAPDEHYRLATTLMDPTAAPGRELAALYAERWEAETTLAEWKTTQIGSGNVLTSKSPDLVEQEIYAHLAVHTALRSLMHTAALHHATPIDPDRLSFAAALRAARRSVTSLTGAFPP